A section of the Enterococcus montenegrensis genome encodes:
- the serS gene encoding serine--tRNA ligase, with product MLDIKMIRQNMTMVKEKLATRGVPADVLDEFVKLDEERRTLLVQSEELKKQRNDVSAEIAQLKRNKENAEEKIAAMKTVGAKIKEYDTKIAAIDDELKTIATTLPNLPNDSVPIGKDEEDNVEVRRFGTPRNFAFEPKAHWEVAEDLEILDFERGAKVSGSRFVYYRGLGARLERALYNFMLDLHVYEHGYTEMIPPYIVNSNSMFGTGQFPKFKEDVFQLADTDLTLIPTAEVPLTNYYNGEILDGADLPIYFTALSPSFRSEAGSAGRDTRGLIRLHQFNKVEMVKFSDAEHSYEELEKMTNNAEEILQKLGLPYRVVALSTGDMGFSAAKTYDLEVWIPAQNTYREISSCSNCEDFQARRAMIRYRDAEGKLHYAHTLNGSGLAVGRTVAAILENYQNSDGTVTIPEVLVPYMGGLQKIAKD from the coding sequence ATGTTAGATATCAAAATGATTCGCCAAAACATGACGATGGTAAAAGAAAAATTAGCAACAAGAGGTGTGCCCGCAGATGTCTTAGATGAATTTGTTAAATTAGATGAAGAACGCCGCACGCTTTTAGTCCAATCAGAAGAATTGAAAAAACAACGCAATGATGTTTCAGCAGAAATTGCCCAATTAAAACGCAATAAAGAAAATGCCGAAGAAAAAATCGCGGCCATGAAAACTGTCGGCGCAAAAATTAAAGAATACGATACTAAAATCGCGGCAATTGACGACGAATTAAAAACAATCGCGACAACCTTACCAAACTTGCCTAACGACTCTGTGCCAATCGGTAAAGATGAAGAAGATAACGTCGAAGTCCGTCGTTTTGGTACGCCACGAAACTTCGCTTTTGAACCAAAAGCCCACTGGGAAGTAGCAGAAGACTTGGAAATTTTAGATTTTGAACGGGGCGCAAAAGTTTCCGGTAGCCGTTTTGTTTACTATCGCGGTCTAGGCGCACGCTTAGAGCGGGCCTTGTATAACTTTATGCTGGATTTACACGTCTATGAACACGGCTATACTGAAATGATCCCACCTTACATCGTGAACAGCAATTCTATGTTTGGTACCGGTCAATTTCCGAAATTCAAAGAAGATGTCTTCCAGTTAGCAGACACTGACCTAACCTTGATTCCAACAGCTGAAGTGCCTTTAACAAACTATTATAATGGTGAAATTTTAGATGGTGCAGACTTGCCAATTTATTTCACTGCATTAAGCCCATCATTTCGTTCTGAAGCTGGTAGTGCTGGTCGCGATACCCGCGGCTTAATCCGCCTGCACCAATTTAACAAAGTTGAAATGGTGAAATTCTCTGATGCCGAGCATTCTTATGAAGAATTGGAAAAAATGACCAATAACGCCGAAGAAATTTTACAAAAATTGGGCTTACCTTATCGCGTGGTGGCTTTATCTACGGGCGACATGGGCTTTTCTGCTGCTAAAACGTATGACTTAGAAGTCTGGATTCCAGCGCAAAATACGTATCGCGAAATCAGCTCATGTTCAAACTGTGAAGATTTCCAAGCTCGTCGCGCTATGATCCGCTATCGTGATGCAGAAGGCAAATTGCACTACGCCCACACTTTAAACGGATCTGGTTTAGCAGTTGGCCGCACTGTCGCTGCTATTTTGGAAAACTATCAAAATTCTGATGGCACCGTTACTATTCCCGAAGTTTTAGTCCCTTACATGGGTGGTTTACAAAAAATCGCCAAAGACTAA
- a CDS encoding polysaccharide deacetylase family protein: MEENNSTRSSRHSQKPSNNLGKNIFTLLSILLVVLFGFFAYTFYQMKQAEAKAQKVFEEKTTALLQEVQEERNQSGIPSEKTEKKATDLVTVTYLPKEDKVFSAADSNKELTALTNKAKESLKDKKGLIVAKLEVNPVSDQLDTYELVAEPYVWHKDKQSFTKGKPVSNKPAYIAHKTGKAVTVKELIPEEGDLLGIQQVIQQKIFNEAKDKKAVIDSILDLPRINYQNKIEFTPDELTIDLAKNKTGVDQVTLDYKDIAAYVNTDFVNPEKIKDAFPQLDPKKKYVALTFDDGPNPATTPKILDILKNKKASATFFMLGKNVSDNQDIVKRVVADGHEVASHSYTHPVLPSLSDAALKKEIRDTDKAIFEACGILPRNLRPPYGAADERVARVAGKPIINWDVDSEDWKSKNAGMIQGRIKATLTENAIVLMHDIQPATVEALPGVIDNMRQQGFEFVSVDTLLKKQQKPMYVYFGAEDYRLAKDL, encoded by the coding sequence ATGGAAGAAAACAACAGTACCCGCAGCAGTCGGCACTCGCAAAAACCAAGTAACAATTTGGGTAAGAATATTTTTACCTTGCTTAGCATTTTATTAGTCGTCTTATTCGGCTTTTTCGCCTATACCTTTTATCAAATGAAACAAGCAGAGGCCAAGGCGCAAAAAGTTTTTGAAGAAAAAACGACTGCGCTCTTACAAGAAGTACAAGAAGAACGGAATCAAAGTGGGATTCCTAGCGAAAAAACAGAAAAAAAAGCTACTGATTTGGTGACGGTGACTTACCTACCAAAAGAAGACAAAGTTTTTTCTGCAGCAGATAGTAACAAAGAATTAACCGCCCTAACCAATAAAGCCAAAGAAAGTCTAAAAGATAAAAAAGGCCTGATTGTCGCAAAATTGGAAGTTAATCCTGTTAGCGATCAGTTAGATACTTACGAATTAGTCGCTGAGCCTTATGTGTGGCACAAGGATAAACAAAGTTTCACCAAAGGTAAACCAGTCAGCAACAAGCCCGCCTATATTGCCCATAAAACTGGCAAAGCTGTAACGGTTAAAGAGCTGATTCCAGAAGAAGGCGACCTACTTGGCATTCAACAAGTGATTCAACAAAAGATTTTCAATGAAGCAAAAGATAAAAAAGCGGTTATCGATAGTATTTTGGATTTACCCCGCATTAATTATCAAAATAAAATTGAATTCACACCAGATGAATTAACCATCGACTTGGCAAAAAATAAAACCGGCGTTGATCAGGTTACGTTGGATTACAAAGATATTGCCGCCTATGTGAATACAGATTTTGTCAATCCAGAAAAAATCAAGGATGCCTTCCCGCAACTTGATCCAAAGAAAAAATACGTGGCCTTAACCTTTGACGATGGTCCTAATCCAGCCACAACGCCTAAAATATTAGATATTTTAAAAAATAAAAAAGCTAGCGCAACTTTCTTCATGCTGGGTAAAAATGTTAGTGACAACCAAGATATCGTCAAACGTGTTGTAGCCGATGGCCATGAAGTTGCCAGCCATTCTTACACCCATCCGGTCTTACCTAGTTTGTCAGATGCGGCTTTGAAAAAGGAAATTCGCGATACAGATAAAGCTATTTTTGAAGCTTGCGGTATCTTACCACGAAACCTGCGTCCGCCTTATGGTGCTGCAGATGAACGCGTGGCCCGCGTGGCTGGAAAACCCATCATCAACTGGGATGTTGACTCAGAAGATTGGAAATCCAAAAATGCCGGCATGATTCAAGGCCGCATCAAAGCCACTTTAACTGAAAATGCTATCGTCTTGATGCATGATATTCAACCCGCCACCGTTGAAGCATTACCTGGTGTAATCGACAACATGCGCCAACAAGGATTCGAGTTTGTGTCCGTTGATACACTCTTGAAAAAACAACAAAAACCAATGTACGTCTACTTCGGCGCCGAAGACTACCGCTTAGCTAAAGACCTATAG
- the guaB gene encoding IMP dehydrogenase: protein MSNWETKFAKKGLTFDDVLLIPGESHVLPNEVDMHVQLAKNIRLNIPIISASMDTVTDSKMAIAMARQGGLGVVHKNMSIAMQADEVRKVKRSESGVIIDPFFLTPDHLVQDAEHLMSKYRISGVPIVETMENRKLVGIITNRDMRFVTDYSIKIDDVMTKENLVTAPVGTKLADAENILQKHKIEKLPIVDEDGRLSGLITIKDIEKVIEFPHAAKDEHGRLLVAAAVGVTSDTFERAQALLDAGADAIVIDTAHGHSAGVLRKIAEIRAKFPQATLIAGNVATAEGTKALYDAGVDVVKVGIGPGSICTTRVVAGVGVPQLTAIYDAASVARQYGKAIIADGGIKYSGDIVKALAAGGHAVMLGSMLAGTDESPGEFEIYQGRRFKTYRGMGSLGAMEKGSSDRYFQSGVNEANKLVPEGIEGRVAYKGSVSDIIFQMIGGLKSGMGYVGAADLKQLRDDAQFVQMSGNGLKESHPHDVQITKEAPNYSVES, encoded by the coding sequence ATGTCTAACTGGGAAACGAAATTCGCTAAAAAAGGTCTAACTTTCGATGATGTCTTATTAATTCCGGGTGAAAGTCACGTCCTACCAAATGAAGTGGATATGCATGTTCAATTAGCGAAAAATATCCGTTTAAATATTCCAATCATCTCTGCCAGCATGGATACTGTAACCGACAGTAAAATGGCAATTGCCATGGCACGTCAAGGCGGCTTAGGTGTTGTTCATAAAAATATGAGTATCGCGATGCAAGCTGATGAAGTACGCAAAGTGAAACGTTCGGAATCTGGCGTTATTATCGATCCATTTTTCTTAACTCCTGATCATTTAGTGCAAGATGCTGAACATTTGATGTCAAAATATCGCATTAGTGGTGTGCCGATTGTCGAAACAATGGAAAATCGCAAATTAGTTGGGATTATCACCAACCGCGATATGCGTTTTGTGACAGATTACAGCATTAAGATTGACGATGTGATGACCAAAGAAAATCTTGTTACCGCCCCAGTTGGTACCAAATTAGCAGATGCTGAAAATATCCTCCAAAAACATAAAATTGAAAAATTACCGATCGTGGATGAAGACGGTCGTTTAAGCGGCTTGATTACCATCAAAGACATTGAAAAAGTAATCGAGTTTCCTCATGCAGCAAAAGACGAACACGGGCGCCTGTTAGTTGCGGCTGCTGTGGGCGTAACGAGCGACACTTTTGAACGGGCGCAAGCGTTACTTGACGCTGGAGCAGATGCCATTGTAATCGACACAGCGCATGGACACAGTGCCGGCGTTCTACGTAAAATTGCTGAAATTCGGGCAAAATTTCCACAAGCCACTTTGATTGCCGGTAACGTTGCAACTGCTGAAGGAACAAAAGCATTGTATGATGCTGGCGTCGATGTTGTAAAAGTCGGGATTGGCCCAGGCTCAATTTGTACAACACGAGTTGTTGCCGGTGTTGGCGTGCCCCAATTAACAGCCATTTATGATGCTGCTTCTGTTGCTCGCCAATATGGCAAAGCAATTATTGCCGATGGTGGGATCAAATATTCTGGTGATATCGTGAAAGCATTGGCCGCAGGCGGTCATGCAGTTATGCTCGGCTCCATGTTAGCTGGTACGGACGAATCTCCTGGTGAATTTGAAATTTATCAAGGTCGTCGCTTCAAAACTTATCGTGGGATGGGTTCGCTTGGCGCAATGGAAAAAGGTTCTAGCGATCGCTACTTCCAAAGCGGTGTCAATGAAGCCAACAAACTGGTGCCAGAAGGTATTGAAGGTCGTGTGGCTTATAAAGGCAGCGTGTCTGATATCATCTTCCAAATGATTGGTGGGTTGAAATCAGGGATGGGGTATGTAGGCGCAGCTGATTTGAAACAACTCCGTGACGATGCACAATTTGTCCAAATGAGTGGCAATGGTTTGAAAGAATCTCACCCACATGATGTTCAAATTACAAAAGAAGCACCAAACTACTCCGTTGAATCCTAA
- a CDS encoding CtsR family transcriptional regulator, translating to MSRHNTSDLIEAYLKKILEDSEMIEIRRTEMADLFNCVPSQINYVINTRFTIQRGYVVESKRGGGGYIRIEKIKISDNHRFLEQVDQLFVDTLGEKDALAIIQKLYEEDILTKTEGNLILAALAKSTLGRFKNENEIRAGMLHAVLERLSYEDRK from the coding sequence ATGAGTCGTCACAACACTTCTGATTTAATTGAAGCTTATTTGAAAAAAATTTTGGAAGATAGCGAAATGATTGAAATCCGTCGCACCGAGATGGCTGATTTATTCAACTGTGTACCATCCCAAATTAATTATGTCATTAATACGCGTTTCACAATTCAACGGGGCTATGTTGTTGAAAGTAAGCGCGGTGGCGGTGGCTATATTAGAATTGAAAAAATCAAAATTTCTGACAATCATCGCTTTTTAGAGCAAGTAGATCAACTTTTTGTCGATACACTAGGTGAAAAAGATGCTTTAGCCATTATTCAAAAGCTATACGAAGAAGATATTTTAACCAAAACAGAAGGTAATTTAATTTTAGCGGCTTTGGCTAAAAGTACGCTGGGACGTTTTAAAAATGAAAATGAAATTCGAGCTGGCATGTTACATGCAGTGCTAGAGCGATTAAGTTATGAGGATAGGAAGTGA
- a CDS encoding DUF1129 domain-containing protein produces MDAEALRAMVAQNRELEPQLTKRNQQYIFDLKKSLEAANLSEAEMATALNEILPVLVKEQKGGKTARQLFGTVSERTEAILAKPEPKKETKPLLMWADNAMFIFGLFAVMLGLMRLFTKNSGQQTYGLLTLIIASLFGGYAFYLMYKYIYQYERPGADKSKRPKLWKTMLILVPVFFLWILVFTVSAMLPYNIVLDPFIQLVLGAAVFALRWYLKKKYNIEGSLTIPKN; encoded by the coding sequence ATGGATGCAGAAGCACTACGCGCAATGGTTGCACAAAATCGCGAATTAGAACCGCAATTGACCAAACGTAACCAACAATATATTTTTGATTTGAAGAAATCTTTAGAAGCAGCGAATTTATCCGAAGCAGAAATGGCAACAGCTTTAAATGAAATTCTGCCGGTTTTAGTCAAAGAACAAAAAGGCGGGAAAACCGCGCGCCAATTATTTGGGACGGTTTCAGAACGGACAGAAGCTATTTTGGCCAAGCCAGAACCTAAAAAAGAAACCAAACCACTTTTAATGTGGGCAGATAATGCGATGTTTATCTTTGGTTTGTTTGCGGTAATGTTAGGCTTAATGCGCCTGTTCACGAAAAATAGTGGACAACAAACTTACGGCTTATTGACATTGATTATTGCCTCATTATTTGGGGGTTATGCATTTTACTTAATGTATAAATACATTTACCAATATGAACGTCCAGGGGCAGATAAGAGCAAACGGCCGAAATTATGGAAAACAATGTTAATTTTAGTTCCTGTATTCTTCTTATGGATTTTAGTCTTTACGGTTAGCGCAATGTTGCCATACAATATTGTGTTGGATCCATTTATCCAATTGGTTTTAGGTGCCGCTGTCTTTGCATTACGCTGGTACTTGAAGAAAAAATACAATATCGAAGGTTCCCTTACAATTCCCAAAAATTAA
- a CDS encoding DUF2798 domain-containing protein: MPQTKKESWLFTCSMCLFMVFGMTIYNVALHGALSFGAVFGGFPFAFVIALILDVFVVAKPAKKIALKLPTNKEKMWQVGISISVCMILGMVSFMSLFGIVVESGWHQLSLATYLHTWLFNFVMALPLQLLIVRPLALTILSASRKMTASA; this comes from the coding sequence ATGCCCCAAACAAAAAAAGAAAGTTGGCTTTTCACCTGTAGTATGTGTCTATTCATGGTATTTGGCATGACGATTTATAATGTTGCTTTACATGGCGCGTTATCGTTTGGTGCCGTTTTTGGCGGTTTCCCCTTTGCCTTTGTGATTGCTCTTATTTTAGATGTCTTTGTTGTAGCGAAACCGGCTAAAAAAATCGCCTTAAAATTACCTACTAATAAAGAAAAAATGTGGCAAGTCGGCATTTCCATTAGTGTCTGCATGATTTTAGGCATGGTTAGTTTTATGTCGTTATTTGGCATTGTCGTAGAATCTGGTTGGCACCAGCTAAGTTTGGCAACGTATCTGCATACCTGGTTATTTAATTTTGTGATGGCATTACCATTACAACTATTAATTGTGCGTCCACTCGCTTTGACTATCTTAAGTGCCAGCCGCAAAATGACAGCCTCAGCTTAA
- a CDS encoding response regulator transcription factor, which translates to MKILVADDDKEIVELLSIYIHNEGYEAVKAYDGKEALSKIRTNPDIELMILDIMMPEKDGMQVVKELRKESQIPIIMLTAKTTDMDKIKGLVAGADDYVTKPFNPLEVMARVKSLLRRTKMQVTPDQPDILEVNSLIINKDSHEVKTMDGKEIQLTALEFGILYLLASHPNRVFSADEIFERVWKQESVVSAKTVMVHVSHLRDKIEEATGGEKVIQTVWGVGYKIDAK; encoded by the coding sequence ATGAAAATTTTAGTTGCTGATGATGACAAAGAGATTGTCGAGTTATTGAGCATTTATATTCACAATGAAGGTTACGAAGCGGTCAAAGCTTATGATGGTAAAGAAGCCCTGTCAAAAATCCGCACAAATCCCGATATTGAGTTAATGATTTTAGATATCATGATGCCCGAAAAAGACGGGATGCAAGTTGTCAAAGAGCTACGCAAGGAATCACAAATTCCGATTATTATGTTAACGGCTAAGACAACCGACATGGATAAAATTAAAGGATTAGTTGCAGGCGCTGACGATTACGTAACAAAACCATTCAATCCATTGGAAGTTATGGCCCGAGTAAAATCTCTTTTACGCCGAACAAAAATGCAAGTTACGCCAGATCAACCTGATATTCTAGAAGTAAATTCATTAATCATTAATAAAGATTCCCATGAAGTGAAAACAATGGATGGTAAAGAGATACAACTAACAGCGTTGGAATTTGGCATTTTATATCTATTGGCTTCTCATCCAAATCGCGTCTTTAGTGCCGATGAAATCTTTGAACGCGTTTGGAAACAAGAAAGTGTTGTTTCAGCTAAAACCGTAATGGTCCACGTGAGTCACTTGCGAGATAAAATCGAAGAAGCCACTGGCGGCGAAAAAGTGATCCAAACAGTTTGGGGTGTTGGCTATAAGATCGATGCAAAATAA
- a CDS encoding sensor histidine kinase, translating to MQNKSRQRKVEKKKRITLTSKEISELLAEGIVTIILLLLVNVAVLVVLASIIKNSPSLENAIWDSKNIFAHRLDSDFFWNGRNFILPLFLLLDAGVLYWRLIRRYRQMQLRHIISELHYIANGNYDHRIPFELSGDLSRVVSSINGLVDSTVAAIEDERKIEKSKDELITNVSHDIRTPLTSIIGYLGLIEDGQYQSEADLLKYTHTAFVKAKQMKSLVDDLFEYTKVRQPSVPINVTSFDMIQLVEQLAADFELEAKKKNITIEVASPKEQLIMDGDTEKIVRVFNNLFTNAFKYGKGATKIVIEVDQIGTEAVIIVKNNGAMIPKQALDSLFDRFYRVEESRNQATGGTGLGLAITQSIVALHGGYIYAKSNPNWTSFIIHLPVKSNVSPKARKSDHYLYPKE from the coding sequence ATGCAAAATAAAAGCAGACAACGCAAAGTCGAAAAGAAAAAACGCATAACTTTGACATCAAAAGAAATCAGCGAACTTTTGGCTGAGGGAATTGTTACGATTATCTTACTACTATTAGTAAACGTAGCTGTTTTAGTAGTCTTAGCTTCGATTATTAAAAACTCCCCTTCTCTGGAAAACGCCATTTGGGATTCTAAAAATATTTTTGCCCACCGGCTTGATTCTGACTTTTTCTGGAATGGTCGAAATTTTATTTTGCCGCTATTTTTATTACTTGATGCTGGTGTCTTGTATTGGCGGCTGATTCGCCGTTATCGTCAGATGCAATTGCGGCATATTATCAGTGAACTTCACTATATCGCCAACGGAAATTACGATCATCGCATTCCCTTTGAATTAAGCGGCGATTTAAGTCGTGTCGTTTCCAGCATTAACGGTTTAGTCGATAGTACCGTTGCGGCTATTGAAGATGAGCGCAAAATTGAAAAGTCCAAAGACGAACTCATTACAAATGTCAGTCACGACATTCGCACGCCTTTAACTTCTATTATTGGGTATTTGGGGCTAATCGAAGACGGCCAATATCAATCAGAAGCTGATTTGCTAAAATACACCCACACAGCTTTTGTGAAAGCCAAACAGATGAAGTCTCTCGTAGATGATTTATTTGAGTACACAAAAGTACGTCAGCCTAGTGTGCCGATCAACGTTACTTCTTTTGATATGATTCAGCTGGTAGAACAATTGGCCGCAGATTTTGAATTGGAAGCCAAGAAAAAAAATATTACAATTGAAGTTGCTTCACCAAAAGAACAGCTGATTATGGATGGAGACACCGAAAAAATTGTGCGCGTTTTTAACAACTTGTTCACAAATGCTTTTAAATATGGCAAAGGTGCCACTAAAATCGTGATTGAAGTCGATCAAATTGGAACAGAAGCAGTTATTATTGTTAAAAATAATGGCGCGATGATTCCAAAACAAGCGTTAGACTCCTTGTTCGACCGTTTTTATCGTGTAGAAGAATCTCGTAATCAAGCTACTGGCGGAACCGGCTTGGGCCTTGCCATTACGCAAAGCATCGTTGCGCTACACGGCGGCTATATTTACGCTAAGAGTAATCCTAACTGGACTTCTTTTATTATTCACTTGCCGGTGAAAAGCAATGTCTCACCAAAAGCGCGGAAATCTGATCACTATTTGTATCCAAAAGAGTAA
- a CDS encoding ATP-dependent Clp protease ATP-binding subunit, translated as MDELFTEKAKAVLTIAQEEAKTFKHQSVGSEHLLLALIIEQDGIAGKVLREMSVTETDVREEIEHLTGYGTMKSYPAGVYLPYSPRAKQIFAYAGDEAKRLGAPNIGTEHLLLGLLRDDEILASRIMVNLGLSLARMRQLLKKKMGVSESKAPNNGLGGRRRQAPQGTKGMQQGTPTLDGLARDLTKLARENRLDPVVGRSKEVKRLIQILSRRTKNNPVLVGEPGVGKTAIAEGLAQQIVRGEVPEDMQQKRLMMLDMGSLVAGTKYRGEFEDRMKKIIDEIYHDGQIILFIDELHTLIGAGGAEGAIDASNILKPALARGELQTIGATTLDEYQKYIEKDSALERRFARVQVDEPTPEEAEEILRGLRPRYEEHHGVEISDEALHAAVQLSVRYINSRQLPDKAIDLMDESSAKVRLDKADEPSEIIGLQEDIANLMSEKEEAIQNQNFEAAARLRQKEKKLSQRLAELAFAETKEASGFADRVTAEDVATVVSQWTGVPLQQMEKKESERLLDLEKILHQRVVGQEEAVKAVARSIRRARSGLKDPNRPIGSFMFLGPTGVGKTELAKTLAEAMFGSEDALIRVDMSEFMEKYSTSRLIGSPPGYVGYDEGGQLTEKVRSKPYSVILLDEVEKAHPDVFNILLQVLDDGHLTDSKGRKVDFRNTILIMTSNIGATQIREEKNVGFNVTDLTKDHGAMQKRILEELKKAFRPEFLNRIDETVVFRSLGEAEIQQIVKIMSKSIIKRLAEQDIQLKITPAANEVIGKAGFDPEYGARPIRRALQKEVEDRLSEALLSGQIHLGDNVTIGAKKGKITLTVKEPTEGKKLQNV; from the coding sequence ATGGATGAATTATTTACAGAAAAAGCCAAGGCGGTCTTGACGATTGCCCAAGAAGAAGCAAAAACTTTCAAACATCAGTCAGTCGGTTCAGAACATCTACTATTGGCTTTGATTATTGAACAAGATGGTATTGCTGGAAAAGTTTTACGGGAAATGAGCGTTACTGAAACAGATGTTAGAGAAGAAATTGAGCATTTAACTGGCTATGGCACGATGAAATCTTATCCGGCTGGAGTTTACTTACCGTATTCACCACGGGCAAAACAAATTTTTGCCTATGCAGGTGACGAAGCAAAACGCTTAGGCGCTCCGAATATTGGCACAGAGCATTTACTACTGGGACTTTTACGCGATGATGAAATTCTTGCTTCTCGCATCATGGTCAACCTTGGTTTGAGCTTAGCTAGAATGCGCCAACTTTTGAAAAAGAAAATGGGCGTAAGTGAAAGCAAGGCACCCAATAACGGGTTAGGAGGACGCCGCAGACAAGCGCCTCAGGGTACAAAAGGCATGCAGCAAGGTACGCCGACGCTAGACGGCTTAGCTCGGGATTTAACGAAGCTTGCCAGAGAAAACCGCCTCGATCCCGTGGTAGGCCGCAGTAAAGAAGTAAAACGTCTGATTCAAATCCTCTCGCGCAGAACGAAAAATAATCCTGTTTTAGTAGGGGAACCTGGTGTTGGGAAAACAGCTATTGCAGAAGGTTTAGCGCAACAGATCGTGCGGGGCGAAGTTCCGGAAGATATGCAGCAAAAACGTTTGATGATGCTGGATATGGGTTCTCTTGTAGCGGGTACGAAATATCGTGGTGAATTTGAAGACCGGATGAAAAAAATCATTGATGAAATTTATCATGACGGGCAGATTATCTTATTCATCGACGAGCTGCATACTTTGATTGGTGCCGGCGGAGCTGAAGGGGCCATTGATGCTTCCAATATTTTGAAACCGGCTTTAGCTCGTGGCGAGTTACAAACAATTGGGGCCACCACGCTAGATGAATATCAAAAGTATATTGAAAAAGATTCTGCATTGGAACGTCGTTTTGCTCGTGTGCAAGTCGATGAGCCAACGCCAGAAGAGGCCGAAGAGATCTTAAGAGGCTTGCGTCCTCGTTACGAAGAACATCATGGTGTTGAAATCTCTGATGAAGCATTACATGCGGCTGTCCAGTTGTCTGTTCGCTATATCAATTCGCGGCAGTTACCAGATAAGGCAATTGATTTAATGGATGAGTCTTCAGCAAAAGTGCGTTTGGATAAAGCAGATGAACCTTCTGAAATTATCGGTTTGCAAGAAGACATTGCAAATCTGATGAGTGAAAAAGAAGAAGCAATTCAAAATCAAAACTTTGAAGCGGCAGCTCGTTTACGCCAAAAAGAGAAAAAGTTAAGTCAACGTTTGGCAGAATTAGCCTTTGCGGAAACAAAAGAAGCCTCTGGTTTTGCTGACCGTGTGACAGCAGAAGATGTCGCAACTGTCGTTTCTCAGTGGACAGGTGTACCGTTGCAACAAATGGAGAAAAAAGAAAGCGAACGCCTCCTAGATTTAGAAAAAATTCTCCATCAACGGGTAGTGGGCCAAGAAGAAGCAGTTAAAGCTGTCGCACGTTCGATTCGTCGTGCTAGAAGTGGCTTGAAAGATCCAAATCGTCCAATTGGTTCCTTCATGTTTTTAGGACCAACTGGTGTTGGGAAAACCGAATTGGCCAAAACGCTAGCAGAAGCGATGTTTGGCAGTGAAGATGCACTGATTCGCGTGGATATGTCAGAATTTATGGAAAAATACAGTACGAGCCGTCTGATTGGTTCTCCTCCAGGTTATGTCGGGTATGACGAAGGTGGACAATTAACAGAGAAGGTTCGTTCTAAACCATATTCTGTTATCTTGTTGGATGAAGTTGAAAAAGCGCATCCAGATGTCTTTAATATTTTATTACAAGTATTAGACGATGGGCATTTGACCGACTCAAAAGGACGTAAAGTTGATTTTCGTAATACGATTTTGATTATGACCTCCAATATTGGTGCTACGCAAATTCGTGAAGAAAAAAATGTTGGTTTTAACGTAACGGATTTAACAAAAGATCATGGGGCTATGCAAAAACGTATTTTAGAAGAATTGAAAAAAGCTTTCCGCCCTGAATTTTTAAACCGAATTGATGAAACAGTTGTCTTCCGTTCATTAGGAGAAGCTGAAATTCAACAAATCGTGAAAATCATGAGTAAATCCATTATAAAACGCTTGGCCGAACAAGATATTCAATTGAAAATCACACCTGCTGCCAATGAAGTTATCGGTAAAGCTGGTTTTGATCCAGAATATGGCGCTCGTCCAATCAGAAGAGCACTGCAAAAAGAAGTGGAAGATCGTTTATCTGAAGCGTTATTATCTGGCCAAATTCATTTGGGGGATAATGTTACAATCGGTGCTAAAAAAGGGAAAATCACCTTAACAGTAAAAGAACCTACTGAAGGGAAAAAATTGCAAAACGTTTAA